In the genome of Gemmatimonadota bacterium, one region contains:
- a CDS encoding redoxin domain-containing protein: MTALFIGLLMHKITTKIFCIAVALLLSSGSGLCAPYKIYIFMGETCPVSRHYTLTLKKLHAEYASEKLEFIGVFPNRLSTPATIAAFKEKYALPFTCIGDTTHTWVNRLGATITPEVVVADTSHTAIYRGRIDNTFASLGKRRRIVTEHDLTDVLNSLKDEKPPAFRQTRAIGCIITSWQNTKE; this comes from the coding sequence ATGACAGCACTATTCATAGGATTATTGATGCATAAGATAACAACTAAAATCTTCTGTATTGCGGTCGCCCTCCTCCTCTCATCCGGATCGGGGTTGTGTGCGCCGTATAAAATTTATATCTTTATGGGAGAAACCTGTCCGGTCTCGCGGCATTACACCTTAACACTCAAAAAATTGCACGCAGAATACGCCTCTGAAAAACTCGAATTCATCGGCGTATTCCCCAATCGACTCTCCACGCCAGCCACAATTGCCGCGTTCAAAGAAAAATACGCCTTGCCATTCACCTGCATCGGGGACACCACCCACACATGGGTGAACCGACTCGGGGCAACCATCACGCCAGAAGTCGTCGTTGCCGACACATCGCACACCGCCATCTATCGAGGGCGCATTGACAACACCTTTGCGAGCCTGGGCAAAAGACGCCGCATCGTCACCGAACACGACCTCACAGATGTACTGAATTCTCTAAAGGACGAAAAACCCCCGGCATTTCGCCAGACCCGGGCCATTGGCTGCATCATAACCTCATGGCAAAATACAAAGGAATAA
- a CDS encoding phytanoyl-CoA dioxygenase family protein, whose translation MDARERYYWDVTGHLVVRDVLSQEELDAVNNVLDYVIGTGIVHQSEDNHGAADSTFLRGTGSRWAHGTSLLELPRPYCDSVRNLLAHPVVVKYLNVMCGKGFRLDHGPQFNNAVKGTAGLVMHGAGEPHREYVAYHHQNGEMYCGGVTVTWNLTDCPAGKGGFASVPGSHKSKFRMPIGVRNCDEDMGAVANPGIRAGDVLFFMDGAQSHGTHPWQNDHDRRSILFKYASRTATRQGPSNAVCHPEIFWDRDIVDGMSMEERAVMYGPCSAPPSDEMFLVVEDDGAVRLENTRAQQAAD comes from the coding sequence ATGGATGCCAGAGAGCGATACTACTGGGATGTGACGGGACATCTGGTGGTGCGCGATGTTCTGTCGCAGGAAGAATTGGATGCGGTGAACAATGTGTTGGATTATGTCATTGGCACTGGTATTGTTCACCAGAGTGAGGATAATCACGGGGCAGCAGATTCTACGTTTTTGCGGGGGACGGGTTCGCGCTGGGCACACGGTACCAGTTTGCTGGAGTTGCCCCGGCCGTATTGCGATTCTGTTCGCAATTTGCTGGCTCATCCGGTTGTTGTGAAGTATTTGAATGTGATGTGTGGGAAGGGTTTCAGGCTGGATCACGGTCCCCAGTTTAACAATGCGGTGAAGGGTACGGCGGGTCTGGTCATGCACGGCGCGGGGGAGCCGCATCGGGAGTACGTGGCTTATCACCACCAGAATGGCGAGATGTATTGCGGCGGGGTGACTGTGACGTGGAATTTGACGGATTGTCCAGCGGGTAAGGGGGGATTTGCTTCGGTGCCCGGGTCACATAAGTCGAAGTTTCGGATGCCGATTGGGGTTCGCAATTGCGATGAGGATATGGGTGCGGTTGCCAATCCGGGGATTCGAGCCGGCGATGTGCTGTTTTTTATGGATGGGGCGCAATCCCACGGTACGCATCCGTGGCAAAATGATCACGACCGCCGGTCTATTCTTTTTAAGTACGCTTCCCGCACAGCGACGCGACAGGGTCCGTCGAATGCGGTTTGTCATCCCGAGATATTTTGGGATCGGGATATTGTAGATGGGATGTCGATGGAGGAACGCGCGGTGATGTACGGGCCGTGTTCTGCACCGCCGAGCGATGAGATGTTTCTGGTGGTTGAAGATGATGGTGCGGTTCGGCTGGAGAATACGCGGGCGCAACAGGCTGCGGATTGA
- a CDS encoding glucuronate isomerase: protein MMSDFSIAEAVHNAFQNHAIVDIHTHLYPASMGELYLAGPDELLTYHYLKAECSRMLPEGIAVDTFNNMPTTEQADIIWQQLFVGNSSPISEAQLGIVTVMNRLGLNPRAKDLSEFRAFHNSKTPEEYTDMVFESAGVACVYMTNDPLDDTEGPMWQQGIDIDSRFRAVLRLDSALMNWPAPAGKLRALGYDVEDHLTDKTFSELRRYLTDWAQKMNARYMAISLPPDFAYPSEDSISQMMGNVVYPTARELQIPSAMMIGVTRQVNPTLKDGGDSLGKWDIANLERIARDWPDVNFLITLLSRENQHELCVTGRKFPNVHPFGCWWFLNNPSIIREITAERLELLGTSFVPQHSDARILDQLLYKWTHSIGVIAPVFIDKYESLRAAGWPLTPADIQRDIATMFGGGKLLD, encoded by the coding sequence ATGATGTCCGATTTTTCAATCGCAGAAGCCGTACACAACGCATTTCAAAACCACGCCATCGTCGATATACACACCCACCTCTACCCCGCCTCCATGGGCGAACTCTACCTGGCGGGACCCGACGAACTATTGACCTATCACTATCTCAAAGCCGAATGCTCGCGCATGTTGCCCGAAGGCATCGCAGTTGACACATTCAACAACATGCCCACCACAGAACAGGCCGACATCATCTGGCAACAACTCTTCGTCGGCAACAGCTCCCCAATATCCGAAGCCCAACTCGGCATCGTCACCGTCATGAACCGCCTGGGACTGAACCCCCGCGCAAAAGACCTGTCCGAATTTCGCGCATTCCACAACTCAAAAACACCTGAAGAATACACCGACATGGTCTTTGAAAGCGCCGGCGTCGCCTGCGTCTATATGACCAACGACCCCCTCGACGACACCGAAGGACCCATGTGGCAACAGGGCATAGACATCGACTCGCGCTTCAGGGCTGTCCTGCGCCTGGACAGCGCGCTCATGAACTGGCCCGCCCCCGCCGGCAAACTCCGCGCCCTGGGATACGACGTCGAAGACCACCTAACCGACAAAACCTTCTCGGAACTGCGTCGCTACCTCACCGACTGGGCACAAAAAATGAACGCCCGATACATGGCCATATCGCTCCCCCCGGACTTTGCCTACCCCTCTGAAGACAGCATCTCCCAAATGATGGGCAACGTCGTATATCCCACAGCCCGGGAACTGCAAATCCCCTCGGCAATGATGATCGGCGTCACCCGACAGGTCAACCCAACCCTCAAAGACGGCGGCGACAGCCTGGGCAAATGGGACATCGCCAACCTCGAACGCATCGCACGCGACTGGCCCGACGTCAACTTCCTCATCACACTCCTCTCGCGCGAAAACCAGCACGAACTCTGCGTCACGGGCCGCAAATTCCCCAACGTACACCCCTTTGGCTGCTGGTGGTTCTTGAACAACCCCAGCATCATCCGGGAAATCACAGCCGAACGCCTCGAACTCCTCGGCACCAGCTTTGTACCCCAGCACTCCGACGCCCGCATCCTGGACCAACTCCTCTACAAATGGACCCACTCCATCGGCGTCATCGCTCCCGTCTTCATCGACAAATACGAATCGCTTCGCGCTGCGGGCTGGCCCCTCACCCCGGCGGACATCCAGCGCGACATCGCCACCATGTTTGGCGGAGGGAAATTACTGGACTAA
- a CDS encoding HAD family hydrolase has protein sequence MERQNPKNMRERTPETTRGEETEEEQIIEEEILEEPQPLLEERLTLRKPLGILFDLGDTLLTYLKFDPEAGHAATLNIANNPLGYTVADIDNQIKRLNRDLIPRREKAQVEFHPHIIQRHVYEALHITFDRTPEEVERVFWRAATSWQPEPGVEYVLEILRNKNIPMGIVSNAAFCGNTLIWEIEQQGIADYFRFLMSSADYWVRKPHPLLLETAAAKLGFKPADVWYVGNSPQYDIAAAHNAGMGAVWYNRLDAPLDGPDPHVEIKSWREFLELVEGFYLKL, from the coding sequence ATGGAACGACAAAACCCAAAAAACATGCGTGAACGCACACCTGAGACCACACGCGGTGAAGAAACCGAAGAAGAGCAGATCATCGAGGAAGAAATCCTTGAAGAACCACAACCCCTGCTCGAAGAACGGCTCACCTTGCGGAAACCGCTCGGCATCTTATTTGATCTGGGCGACACCCTCTTGACATACCTCAAATTCGACCCAGAAGCCGGGCATGCGGCCACACTTAACATCGCCAACAACCCATTGGGTTACACAGTCGCAGACATTGACAACCAAATAAAAAGACTCAACCGCGACCTCATACCCCGCAGGGAAAAAGCACAAGTAGAATTTCATCCCCACATCATCCAGCGCCACGTCTATGAAGCCCTGCACATCACCTTTGACCGCACACCTGAAGAAGTCGAACGCGTATTCTGGCGTGCGGCAACATCGTGGCAGCCCGAACCGGGCGTAGAATACGTCCTCGAAATATTGCGAAACAAAAACATACCAATGGGCATCGTCAGCAACGCCGCATTTTGCGGCAACACATTGATATGGGAAATCGAACAACAGGGAATCGCGGACTACTTCCGCTTTCTCATGTCCAGCGCCGACTACTGGGTACGCAAACCCCATCCCCTCTTGTTGGAAACCGCCGCCGCCAAACTCGGATTCAAACCCGCAGACGTATGGTATGTGGGCAACTCACCACAATACGATATCGCAGCCGCGCACAACGCCGGCATGGGCGCCGTATGGTACAACCGTTTGGACGCCCCACTCGATGGACCCGACCCCCATGTCGAAATCAAAAGCTGGCGCGAATTTTTAGAATTAGTTGAAGGCTTTTATCTGAAACTATAA